The Vampirovibrio chlorellavorus genome includes the window AGCACAGATACGCTGGGGGGGGCTGCCGAAGGGTGATTGGCAGGCGGCGTTTGCGAACGGGTTGCCCCCGCCTCAATCAGAAGCCTTACTTGCAGAAGCCTTTCTTGAAAGTCATTCAATGACCCGGGTTGTTACAAAATATTAATTGTTTTACCGTAGTTCTAAACTTTTACAATACAGCGGTCGATAATATTAATTGTAATGCTCCCCTACTGTGTTATTGTTCTGAAAATACCTTGTTGAGGCTTTTTTCTGGGATGTTACCAGCGTGGGAATGATTAATTAAGCCAGGAACGTAATTTCAGCGTAAAGTCAGTGTATCCAGCCTCAATGGTTGGTTTTGGGAATATTGCGATATTAATGGTAGATAGACTGAGTTTAAAGAGTTCACCAGTCTCCCCACTCAGCCACAGGAGTTCATGATGAAATTTTCAGGCATTGACAGATTCGTTAAGGGAATCCGGTCAGGCTTTACATTGGCGGAATTACTGGTTACCTTGCTCATTCTGGCTGAAATTTTTGTATTTACCATTCCCAAAGTGCTGGTTACCCAACGCAATCAACAGTACAACGCCCGGGCCAAAGAGGTGGCGGGCATGATTACGGGGGCCTACCAGCAATTACAACTCAACGGCGGGCTCAGTGCGGCTACCAAAGGCAAAGATTTAACGCCCTACATGAACTTTGTCAGTGTGGATACCACCAGTTTCATTGATAGTTTAGGTTCAGCGGCTTATTCGGAAGTCTGCAACAGTTCCATGCCCTGCTTGCGCTTACACGGGGGAGGGCTGTTGCGGATAGGAGTGCATGGTTGCTATTGTGAAGTTACGTTTTGGGGAACCAGCACCACGAACTATATTGGTTTTCAGTTTGATCCGGATGGCTTAGCCTTGGGTGGCACGAATAAAGATGTGATTGAATTTGATCTTTTTTATAATGGGAGACTGACGACCCGAGGTGCAACGAGCGGCTGGATTCAATCTAGCGGTATGGCTACATCCTCTACCGCTCCAGACTTTGATCCTGCCTGGTTCTCCTGGTAACAGTCGCCAGTCCGCTTTAAGGCACCCCTGCCCAGTGGCCTGCCTTTTGCCTGATTGCACAGGGCTCCCTGCTTGTGCATTGCGCAAAGGTACCTCCCTCAGGAGTGCCTGTGTAAAAGTATTACAGGCTTACTCGGCGGAGTCCTGTCTCTTCAGTTCATTTCCTTGTGAATGGTGTGCGAATATTTGAAAAAAACTGCAGGTACAACCTGTTTTGGAAAGCCTCTTTACAACAGGACAGAATGCAAAAAACACCCGGAAAAGGGGTGTTTTGAGAAGACTTAAAAAGTGGCGCGCTCGGAGAGATTCGAACTCCCGACCTCATGGTTCGTAGGGATGACCCATGCTGATTGGCTTTCCAGGTTTTATAAGTCAATTTAGACCAAAAACAATATCTTTTTCAAATTTTATGTCACTCTGCAGGCCAATTTAGTGACGTATTTTCAAAAGCCAAGGCTGAAAACATTGATAGCATTTACATTTTAAACCATATTCTACAACCAGTTGATGACATCAAAGAGACATAACTGGAGCACATCTTAGACTGGCCCAGACACATCTTGCCTACAAATGGCCCCCTATCAGACAAAAAATAGAATCAACTAGGTCTTTTTAAGAAAGGTTCTATATTTTTCAGGCCAGTAGACGGGGATAAAACTTCTTCAGCCAATCCAGAACATCCTGGCGAAACGCTCCAAGCTCTTCCAATAATTCTGCCACGCCCGAGTTCGAAACAACACCCGCCCGCTCATACTCGGAGGCATTGCGCATCTTCCGGCAATTATCCAGATAATGAATACGCGCTTTGGCATCACCACCCATGGTAAACCGCAGGGATTGGATGGTGATATAGTGATGTCCCACACTGGCTGAAGGCCGGTAGCCTGAAGCGTATAACAGAATCGTGGCTAGCTGCAGGGCCGCTTGATAAGCAATCGTAAACCGGTTATCTGGCGATAACGCTTCAATGGAAGCATCCCGGATGTTTCGCTCAATCGCTTGTAGCAATTGGGCCACTTCTTGCGAAGTGGTCTGGTGAGGTTTTAGTTTCCCCTCATTCAACCATTGCTGTAAACTCATCCTGAGTTCCTTTTAACCAAATTTTTGGGGTTTCCATTAGCTCAATGGCAAAACGGTTTTGATCCTGAAGCCGCTGTCGGTAATCAGCTACCGTCATGATAACAGGATTGAACTCCCGCTTCAGGTTATCCGTGCTATCCGCCATGGCCTGTGAGAGGCTTTTTAAGCTCACATCCCCCAGTAAAAACAAATCAATGTCACTCTCAGCGGTGGCATTGCCTTTGGCTAGAGAACCAAAGATAAAGGCCAGTTTGACCTTTTGATCCAACGGCTCCAGCGCTACTTTTAAGGCCGTGGCCATTGCATCGGTTTTCAGAAAGGCCTGTTGCAGATCCTGAAAAGCCGGATGAGCTTGTTTAGCCTGATAATAGACCCGGTTCCCGCTTTTTTCTTGGGCAATCAAATCCGTTTTCTCAATGCGCCCTAGGGCATGCTGGACTTGCAGCAGGGAATGGCCGGTTGTTTCAGCAATTTCCCGCTGATAATAGCGGCTATCAGGATGTGTGAGAAACAGGCACAGCACATCCACCAGAACCGGGCTTGGAAACAGGGGCATGAGCGACATCGACTAACATCCTTAGTCTTTTGACCAATTTTATTAGTCATTATGACATGCCGACTACAGACGCGCAAGCCTCAAGGTATATCAATCCATCTAGAAGGACGAGCCTTTGGCAGGGAAAACCCAATGGCGGCCCTTGGGGCAAGAAGGCAAACTCGAGCTTGACCTGCAGTCAGTCGCAAAACCCATCGCTTCGCAATGCTCCCTAATGTATGCGACACAGCAACTAAATCCGGTGGAAAGAAGGACGTTTGAAAGAGAGGAAAGCAACTAAAATCAGTCATTTAGTATAAGTGACCATTTCTGTAATACCCCATAGCTTTAGCAGTATTGACTTTAAAACCATGCTCGACTAATCCAAAGTAACTATTTGGATTGACCAAAAATGGACACGCACATTTAACGTTCTCTCACTGCCGCGATTCAGGAAGCCAGTGCCAGTATTAAAGTACTGCTCCTGACTAGCTCACAGCAATACAACAGGCCAAAATTTCACAGAATCCCTCGCTGGACGTTTAACTATTGCTACTTCAAGGTATTACATTTGCTGAAGAGGAAGGGCGCGTATAGGTTTTGCCGTTTCTGCCGGATCTGGAACGATTAAAGTTACGATAGGAACAGGCAAAACCATTGACCTTACCAGAGGTTTACCACAAAATCTGGCGCGGCTCTTATCCAGATATGGAGGTACAGGACAGTAAAACTGAGGACACTTCTAAGGTCAAGACCACGCCAAAGGAAATATAGCACTGCTACTCTTAGTTAAATCCCCTTGTCTGCAGAAAGGCAGGCGTTCACTCCACCCAAAAAGCTTTGCAACTTTCCGTAGTGCCTCTCTGGATAGAACCTGCCAAAAACTGAACCTCTGTTAGGCATCTTAGTCTGTAAGTAGACATTGATTTGATACAATAACTACCAGAACCAAAGACCCCCAGCAATAATTTATCAACCGAAAGCAAAAACGGTTAGTGCTGAATTGTCCACCATGCCCTTTGAACTAGAGTCCATACGGTAACTTTGGGTTAGAATTTTGGTCTTGACCCGAAAAGCCTACAAGGCGACGTGAGAAAATCGGGGTTCAACAGCTTGGCAAACCAAGCTCCTTGCAGCGGTAAAGAAATGAGAATCTGCTCTACTGAAGAATTATGAGGGCGGACATCATTGTAATCTTTTCGCCAAACTTCAACTTTCCCCTACGCCCCTAAAGACAAGAAGCAATCTTGATTCAAACATTCCTAACAAAAACGGCTGCTAAAGCTCTTATCATAAGGAGCATCCAGATCCAAAAGATCTTTGAGTAACAGCTCTGAACATTAAAAACATTATGCGTGGGTTTTCCGGATCTGGAAAAATCCAATTGCACGCCTCTAGCGAAGGCTCAAAGATCCAGTTCTTTCGATATGAACTCAGGCCGATTATCCACTCTTATGCAGGAAGGTTTTCCATACTGGCTGACTGCCAAATCGAGTGTTTAAAAAACGTTAAAATCCTTATAACGGACGCCGACTCTGATGGATAAACTAATTCGGGTATGATTATCCACAATAGTTAAACAGCGAAGCTTTTGGCCATAGTTGAGGTTAATTGACACAAAGTCCATACTCTAGCACTCGTTTTGCCTTGCTGCAAGCACCCTAACGTGCCTGAGCTGATGGTTAACTCGCCTCTTGGATGTCTG containing:
- a CDS encoding pilus assembly FimT family protein, with amino-acid sequence MKFSGIDRFVKGIRSGFTLAELLVTLLILAEIFVFTIPKVLVTQRNQQYNARAKEVAGMITGAYQQLQLNGGLSAATKGKDLTPYMNFVSVDTTSFIDSLGSAAYSEVCNSSMPCLRLHGGGLLRIGVHGCYCEVTFWGTSTTNYIGFQFDPDGLALGGTNKDVIEFDLFYNGRLTTRGATSGWIQSSGMATSSTAPDFDPAWFSW
- a CDS encoding nucleotidyltransferase domain-containing protein; this translates as MSLMPLFPSPVLVDVLCLFLTHPDSRYYQREIAETTGHSLLQVQHALGRIEKTDLIAQEKSGNRVYYQAKQAHPAFQDLQQAFLKTDAMATALKVALEPLDQKVKLAFIFGSLAKGNATAESDIDLFLLGDVSLKSLSQAMADSTDNLKREFNPVIMTVADYRQRLQDQNRFAIELMETPKIWLKGTQDEFTAMVE